Within Candidatus Cloacimonas sp., the genomic segment CCTACCGTTTTTAACAGGAGTTGTTAAGTGATCAATAAATTCGGTATTAAAAAAATACGCAAAGTAAGTTTTGTGCTTTTGTTCATTAGTTTGTCTTTTCTGCTTGATGCTGAATATACTCCCCATCAGCTTATTTTCAAAACCGCCTATCCGATTCAAATTAAAGGGACTAATACCGGTTTAACCGCTTTTGACAATTTTCTAACTCAAAAAGGCGTTACCCAAATAAAACCGATTAAGGGTATGCCAGAAGCAACTTATTATCTTGCTAATGTTGCTGAAATGCCTGCCAAACAAGATCTGGAATTGTTAAATTTCGCAGGTGTTCAATATATTCAGCCCAATTTCTTAAGAAGATTTCATTCCACTCCCAACGACCCTTTGTATAATCAACAGTATCTTTATGTAAGCAGCATTCCTGATGCCTGGAATTATACTACCGGCAGCAATTATGTTAAAATCGGAATTGTGGA encodes:
- a CDS encoding S8 family serine peptidase, whose protein sequence is MINKFGIKKIRKVSFVLLFISLSFLLDAEYTPHQLIFKTAYPIQIKGTNTGLTAFDNFLTQKGVTQIKPIKGMPEATYYLANVAEMPAKQDLELLNFAGVQYIQPNFLRRFHSTPNDPLYNQQYLYVSSIPDAWNYTTGSNYVKIGIVDSGLLVNHPDLTQNIAINENEIPNNGIDDDHNGYIDDWCGWDFTDAPEMENNALGDYTGQDNDVEDENYHGTHIAGIAGAVGNNNIGISGVCWNVKILPVRAGFRTLDNQGYLQDDDVSAAIIYA